TTGAGCTCTTACTAGTGTTGAGCCCTCCTCTCCAAGGTAGCGGTGGGGCTCCCCATTTCTGAGTTCCACTTGTTTGACTTTAGGCGTATTTTTTAACTTCCCTTATGCAAATTTTGGATATGTACTGTTAAGTTTATGCTTAGATCTCtcattctgaaatttattttgctttcataagtgaggtgttttccattttgtatttgaacttatttttgtatgGATGAAGGCTGTTGGTTTTGTAACTTTActaaagtatttaataaattcattgcttattgtattttcattaattACTCAGGGCTTTCCAGACATAGTCATATCCTCTGAAAATagggaaagcttttttttcttcctttatgatCTTCATCAGCTAATTACTTTCTCTTGTCAGATTGCACTAATACCCTTATTTAAAATGCCtgaattaggggtgcctgagtggcttggttggttggttgtctgactcttgatttcggctcaggtcatgatcctcagggtcttgagatcaagctgtgctctctctctctctctctctcaagtaaataaataaatctttaaaatgcctGAATAAGAATGGGCTGGAGAGTGGGTGTAGATGGCTCGCTCCAGCCTCCATAGGAGAGCCACCCCGGCCCTATTAGGTGAGACACCAACATCTGGGTTTTATCTTGTGAAGGAAATGTCTATCACTTCTtattttattgagtacttatAAACCTGCATTAGTGTTGGGTTTTGTCCCATGCCGTGTTTTTTTCCATCTATAAGGGTAATCATGATTTTCCCCTTAGTTCTGTGAATATGATGGACAGGGTTCTTAGAATTTCTAATATtggaaccacccttgcattcttGAAATAACCTGCATGAAGTCGTGGTTTATACTTTGGATTTGCTTTGCCAACATGTTATCGAAGGTGGGTAAGTTGATACTCACAAGTGAAATTAGTTggtaggtgtttttgtttttgttttttttaatggtgtggCTTTTGTCAGGTTTTGGGATTGTTCTGCTAATTTCATaagatgaatttggaaattttccttttttattctttgttttgaagTAGTTTGACTAGTCATAAGATTGTCTGCTCTTGAGAGGCTCTGAAGAGTTCACTGATGAGTGTTTGTGAGTGGGTTCCAAGTTGTTCGGAATGGTCTCAACTCTGCAAGTCAGGAGGCCGCTGTGATTGGTGGTGCCTCCTCAGTGGCATCCCGGTGCTCACAGAGGTCAGGCCTGTCACCAGTGCTATGGGGGTCTGATGGCTTCGGTAGTTCCACCGTGAGGTCTCACTGTCCCTGTGTCTCCCCTGTAGGTATGGGGCTGACGTCGACGTCAACCACCACCTGACTCCTGACATCCGGCCCCCTTTCTCCCGGCGCCTCACCTCCCTGGTGGTCTGCCCCTTGTATATCAGCGCGGCCTACCACAACCTCCAGTGCTTCAAGCTGCTTCTCCAGGCGGGGGCGAACCCCGACTTCAACTGCAATGGTCCTGTCAACACGCAGGGCTTCTACCGGGGCTCCCCCGGGTGTGTCATGGATGCTGTCCTGCGTCATGGCTGTGAGGCAGCCTTCGTGAGCCTGCTTGTTGAGTTCGGAGCCAACCTGAACCTGGTGAAGTGGGAATCCTTGGGCCCAGAGtcaagaggcagaaggaaggtgGACCCCGAGGCGTTGCAGGTCTTTAAAGAGGCCAGAAGTAAGTGGCCTGAGTTCCCTTCTGACTTGTGTGGGTCAGTTGAATGAATTGAGctgtagtgatttaaaaaaaacctcttccaACGAAGCACTTAGGATGTGCAGTTAGGGCTAGGCTGTTTCCAGAATGCTTCCAGAGTGGTCTTTTCAAATTCCTAGACACCAAGAATcgatacaaagaaatatataaaagtttacCTTGGAAGTTCCTGGAATTATAGTCTCTTtacctctctgctctgctttttgACCCCAAAGCCCTTCACTTACGCATGGTTTTTAAATGGTTGCCTGACAACAGGTGGCAGGCCCTTCCTCCTCTAGGTGTCCTCATTCCCTTTCTTCAGTTCTACTCAAATTACCGTTACGTTTATTGTGTGATACCTCTGGTTTTTGTTAGAATAAACTCCATAGCTTGTTTATTTATGAAGGAAGATTTTGCTAATGAATTAATCAATCAATGGCCAGGTTGTTTGCAGTTGATCTGGGCTGGGTCTTCTTGTCCGAGGCCCTCTCTGGGGCTTAGAGGTGGACCTTGTGTGCCTCCTGCTGGTTGCTGTGGGCCGTCTGTGACCTGCCTGCATCCGGCCTCCTCATCTGGGTCTCGAGGGCATCTGAGTTGAAAAAACCTTTCCCTAACCCTTGCCTCTCACAGAACCTGAGTttattgtgtttttgttgttggagTTTCCTAAGCCAGTCATTAAGACATGTTCCCGTTGAGCCTCCCCCAAAGGGGCTGGTTAATGGTCACTTGGAGTCCTGCTGAGAGAAGCTGCCTGTGTCATGCCTGCTTCACAAGGCAGAGGCCCGGCCGGGCTGTTCTGACCCAGAGCAGAATTGTCAGCCTGCTCTCCTCATAGACTGCTCGGCGTGTCTCTTCTGGATCCCCCTGGAGTTTCTGGAACTGACAAGAGCAGAGGCTGACAGGAGGTGAAGGTCCGTCATTCACACCTGCCAGGGCCTTCAGCGGTCAGCTCTTGTTTCTGTCTAGGAAATTAAACCCGGTCAAGGTGGTGCCGTCCTGGTGAGCAGGTGCCGCAGGTGAAGTTCGAACTCCTTCTGCAGACGGGAGGAGCAGATGACAAGACCTTCCTCCCCAGGCACCGCTCTCTCCACTGTGAAATTGGGAAATTGGCTGCGGGCATTCAGTGTggttctgtctgtccctctcagCGAGCCTTTGGTTAACCTCCCTCCGTCTCCTTTTCTTCCCATGGCATTCCAGGTGTCCCCAGGACCTTGCTGAGTCTGTGCCGTGTGGCCGTGAGAAGAGCTCTTGGCAAATACCGACTCCATCTGATTCCCTCGCTGCCTCTGCCAGACCCCATAAAAAAGTTTCTGCTTTATGAGTAGAATTCAAGCGTGGCGGTTGCTTACAGTGAGGAGGAAGGTGATCTGCAGTGAAAGTTGACACCGATTCTTGCCCTTGTGAACCACATCCTGTCTGTGCTGCTGACGGAATCCCATTTGGCTGTTGGTGAAGCAGAAGTGGCCTTTTTCTCATGGATTGTAATTCCATCTCAGGTGCTCGGGACATTGGACAGTCCTGGGGTCATTGTCAGCTGAAAAGTCCATACAAAACTTCATTTTGTCCTTCCTCAGTATCTCTGTTTTGGATTCTCATGGTAGCATGTTCACGAAGTGGGCCTTGTGGTGTGTGTACGTAAGGGCTGAGTTGACCTGCTCATAGCTCCAGTGGGGAGGACACCTAGCACTTTCCAGAACTGtgcttctgtttatatttttacttctcaAGTTCATTGTTTGATTAAAGCCTTCTAATATCTAAATGAAAAGAGagttttggtaaaaaaaaaaaaaaaagaagaaaaaaaaaaggtagagtaCAGAAATGCAGTTCACGAACTTGCTAGTCTGTTTTCCCTGCTCCTGGGGGTGACCTGTGGCATTTGTCTACACTCACTCTTCCCTACCACACCCATGTTCTCTCGTGGCAGTGTCGTCTCTTAACTGCCTTCCTCCCAGGATGGTTTCTTGGCTGCATGGACCAGCTGTGGTAGCTCAGTCAGTGCCTGCATCTGGCCGGAGTCTAAGTGGAGGACCTCCCGCAGCGCTGCACCTGTTCTCGTACCTACCTGTGCCTCGCATCACGCCAGCAGGTCTCGTGaactctctgccctttcccttggAAGAGCTTCCAGACACGAATTGATTTTAGGAGGCCCGCACCGAGGAACTAGCCAGTCAGATGACTGCCTGCATTAGGACCAAGGACGCTCCCACAGCATTCACTGCCAGTTCTAACCGAAGGAGACACCTGCGGCGCTGCCTTCTGGTCCTTGCACGCTCCCGGACGGGGGACTCGCGTGTCCTCGGGATGGCTCCAGGCTTTCTGTTGCTTGGTGTCCAGTGGACAAAACATCTAGCGTGTGGTTGATTGCTCTTTGCCTTACTGGACCTCATGTCTTGGTAGTTGCTCCTAGAACCTGAGCATGGGGGTAGCAGCCAGGTCAGAATTCTTCCCCCGGCCTGCTGGGCTGCTGGGGGTGAGGCGAGCTGAGTTCTTATCCCCGAGTCTGTGGCCATGGGCAGGGCTCACCCACGCCCAGGCTGTGCGGCTCAGTACGTGGCTGTGTCCGCAGAGGTGGGCCATTGGCTGCCTCTTCAGAGCTCCCCAGGTGATGCTGTTTCCTGGGAAACCACTCCTGGTGACCACTGGATGGAATCGTGGTGATTCTAACCTTCAGAAGTGTTTAGGAATGGGCAGATTTCAAATCTGTGCCTAGGTTTTCTGTCCTAAGAGCTATCTAATTTGTAATGATTGAATTAAGGATACAGATTTACTTAATTACTAACAGCCTTGTAGGTTTTAGCCAAGGAGACAAGCAGTGTCTGTCATTGTCTAATGCGGCTTGAGGATAGGATTCTAAACCCTACCTTGGTATCTTGGATGGCTTGGCCGGAAGGCCAGGCTGTGACCTGCAGGCGCATGCATGAGGTCTGAGGGGAGAAGAGGCCCTGGATGATTCAGAGGGAGGACGCAGTCACCGGAGGTGCTGTGGGGCTACAGTGACCCTGTCACAAGCTGTGACTGTACCGGAAGTGCGGAATGGCTGGCTGAGCCTGAGGTTGGGTGTGTGTGCTGCTGCTGAAGGCCTGGGCCCCTGGCTGCTGGGGCTTGCGTGGAGCGGGGCCGGTCGGAGTGAGGCCGTGAGCTGCAGGTTGTGGGTGCTGATGAGAGTCCTCAGGGTCAGAGGCAAGTGCTGCCAGCGCTTCAGCTGAGAAGGGACTTGGGTGTTCTTTGTGGCAGTCTGGGTGGGGCCGAGACCACGCTTAGGCTGTGACAGGAGCTGCGGGGAGGTAGGGCTCACTGGATATAGGGAAGTTGGAGCTGCCCACGGGTGGACTGGGCCAGTGGCGGGGGCTTCCTGTCCCTGGAAGTGGGAAAGCAGTGGCTGGTCACCTTTTCGGTAGTTTTAGAGTGGGTGGTAAGTTGACCTTCCCGTTCAGCTCTTTTAACTCTGGGCCTCCCTGCTTTGgcccctttggctcaggttctctCCAGATGGGCCATGTTACAGATGCGTGGCACACCCTGAGTCTGCCCCACTGGGTGCTTTCTGCAGAGGTGTGTTAGGGTGGGgcctccccactcctgccccgggtGGGAGGGTGCCTCTGTCCCTGGACCTTCTGGAAAGCCACGCCCGGGAATGGTGCCGGTGCAGAAGTCGCACACTTGTGGGCACGGCCTCTGGGCTGCGGGAGGCGAGGGCCCGGCGCAGGGTGGTACGGGGTCTGCTGCCGGGCGAAGCGGTTGCCGGGCTTTGTTCTGGGGATTGAaccattttcctggggtcttttgAAAGGAACGGACTGAGTTGATTCTCGTAGTTGGGTCTCCCCACGACCTGGCCAGGAGGTAGTATGAGGCAGGAGAGGGTGCCAGGGAGTAGGGGAGCTCCTGCTCGGCCCCTTGAATGTGCTGTGCTCTGGGCCAGTCTGCGTGGGCCCGGGGCCTCCACCCTTCCCGTGCAGAGTCCAGGTCTGGTCGTTGGTTCAGCCAGACTTGGCCGATGCTTTCGGAGTCCTGAGAACCGTGAGGTTCAGCCTGTAGTGTGAAACTTCATAGCTGCCAAACATGAATCTGAAAACAGTGTAGATAGCTGCTTAAGGCCATTCCTACTTGTTCGAGTGACACTTTACTAAagccccctttcctttccttggccAGGATTGGATACTAAAGAGGAAAGAGTAACTCTCTCAGAACACTTTAGGAAATTGTGTTTCTGAGGCATGGGGCCCGAGCATCCCCTGTAGTAGGGAAACGTGGTGGTACTTGAGGAGGCCTCTGCCCACCGGGCCCCAGAGCTCTCCCTGGGGAGGGCACGACGGACCCCTGGGAGTGAGCTGGAGTGttcccccagcctgggccaggaGTGTCCTGACTGTTCCCACTCGGGGGAGACCTCCTGGGCATTGAACTGCTAGCGTCCTGTGGTGGGCCTGGCCTGCTGTGGACATATGGCAGGGACTGCGGTCAGGGGCAGTGTCGATGGCCTCTGAGAATTCCGCTTTGGCATCCTGGGTGCCGGTATTGAGTCTGTTTCCCAGACCCATCCAGGCCTTTTTGAATTacttatgttatttatatatttatttatgtcctGCCTTGTTCCCGAAAAGGGTTTAAGGCAGTGATGCTGGGTTTTTGATGTTCTGTTTTGATATTTGGTAAGTTGCTGCTGGCATGTACTTGTTAGGTGAGTTTAAAAAGAGGATATTagcagttttttgttgttgactctgtttctgttttcaggCTTAAGGgccatcctttcttctttttttctttttctctgaatcagttttttaaatcaaGCGTTCATGCAGAAGTAGAAGGGGAAGAACATGCGGTGAGTGAGGTCAGAGCTGAGGAAACTCAGTCTTAGAGACAAGGGCTTTCCCATGCTTTTCCGCAGCCCTCTGGCTGCGCGTGCCCGCAGGACCTGTGCGAAGGCGCTCTGTCCCCAGCGGTCCCTGTGGCTGTAAACTGCTGGTGTGACTCTGGTCCTTCCTCCCAGTGGGGGTGCATTGGAGGTGGTGATGGTGCTGGAAGAGCCTGTGACCTTGGGGACCTCACGGGGCAGTGACGGTCATGGGGGCCGACAGCATCGGCCCCTGGCACCGAGGGCTTCTTGCAGGTCCATAAGGATAAGGACACGTATTAAGTAACTGACAGAGTCAAGTTTATTCAACctgaagatttatattttattctgagaTAATGTCCTTCCTAATTTGGGtgataaaattacttttatgtaACGAAGGTGCTAATAGAgggcagtatttttattttttaaaatgctcttggTTGGAAGATAAAATGTTGGCTGTTCTCTGTCAAGCCCCAGAAGTTCTTAAGGTCGCCTGTCACTGGAGTCGCAGCGTCAGGGAACCCCAGTCTAGCTGCAGAGTGCACTGTGTGTGGTGTCGGCAGGTGCGAGCTTACCTTCTGGCGACAACAGAGCCTCCCCACAGTTCCCTGGGGCAACGGGCCTCTAGCTGTTCCAGAATCCAGGAGAAGCACACCCCAGAAGTGTTGTGTGGCCTTCTCAGTGAGGGCTGCCCTCACCTTAGGCTTTGGGGGGCGGCGGGCCTCTGAGTGCCCATGGCTCCCTGGCAGGTCGGGGATGGCACTTGCAGTGGGTCTTCTGGAACTGAGGCTTCCGCCCCTTCAGCCGCCCGCCAGGCACTTGGTGAATAGTCTTGAGTACTCTGGATTCCGCCCCAACTTGGAAGTGCCTCATTTGGCCATGTGACCTCTTTATCCCTGGCTTACCTGTTAACTCCCCACTCTGCCCAGCCCCTCAGAACCTGACCCCTCAGTGTGGAATAAAATAACCATTGTCACTCATGAGTGGTTAGTGGGACTGTGTCCCGAGAGAATTCCACGGGAAGGACATGCAGATTTTGGAGTGTGGTGGTGTAAAGAACACATACTATACATTCTAGGCAGACAGTCAGATGCAGAgctgaggcagggagaagggctgACTTCTGTGGCCTTAACACAGGATTGCACAGTGTCTGGAATGCAtgggcatcctttttttttcagttgctttGATTTCGGATCTCTAGCAGGTAATGTACGAATGTACATCAGTGCAGTGTGAGTGTGGCGTTTGTGAATGTGGGGGGTCCTGGCTTGCTGCTCTGCCCTGCGGCATTTGCATAGCTCCCGGGCCTTGTTTGGTGGTGGGCACAAGAGTGTGACCTGCAGTGGGCCTGTGCCCCTGCCGACAGGCTGACGGGAATGTTCCTGGTGGCTCCTGTTTGTCCTTCCTGCTCCGGGAATGAAGGTGTGTTTGCCCTCAGCAGCCGGGGTCACGACTGTTCTCACACTTGTGCCTGGTTAAGCATTTCCAGAAGTATGACGGGTCTCTTTGAGATGTTATTGTAACTTTAATAAGTGCTTTATTACCCTTTCGTTCAATGCCCCCCCCCCACGCCTTAATTTTTTGGACTGCTTATCTCAATGGGTAGAAATTGGACTTGTGAAATCTTTGAATACACGTTTCAGCCAAGTGACTGGCTGTCTGGAAAGTTATGGAGAGAGGAACTTTTTTGAACTGCTTGGAGGGATCTTAGCGTTCTAGAGAGGCACCCAGAATGTGGCACAGATAGAAACTTCCAGCCAAGCCTGTTTTACTTGGTGGGGTTTCCAGTTTGAAGAGGATGTGCCTGTAAAGTGTGTGAAATCCATGGCTTTCAAACAAGGTGAATTGTCCCTACAGTGCTCTCCAGGGCGGAGGAGGTGGAAAAGTGTGGGCAGAACCATTGTTTCTGGGCTTCTGTTACATGTGATGTGTTCTGACAGCAGGAGGGGGAGGTGTGAAGCTTTGGGATGAACCCAGGAGGGAAGGAACTAAATAAAGACATTTACTCCTATTTCAGGGACACTAGCATGTTCTCTCTATCTGCTGTTTCAGATATCTTCTTCACTGTTCACACCCtgatcctcccacccccaccccgccccggacGCACACACACATCTCCTGCTTTGCTGGAAAGGTGACCTCACTTTCTGTCTCAGATTTGTGTGGTAGAGATGGGTGGCTTTCCTTCACTGTCCAGTGTTCATCTGTGATAACAGCCCCCAGTTTTAGCTGGACATTTAAAGTCCCAGAATATTCTTCATTTCCCAGCCTTCTGTGCAGTAGTTGTGGCCATTTGCCATAACTCCTTTCTGAAATCCCATTGAAATGAGAGCGggattttacttttcaaaaaatgtacaaatatacTGAGATGACGGAATAGCAACAAAATTTAGGAACAAACCTCTcaagaaaacagatgaatgaatgataacTGACCTAGATGCATCTGAGAAAGCCACCTTGTCAAAAGAAGTGAGTATTTAAGAATCTGATTTCACTGCAAAGCTCCTGAAGGCTCTGGGATGGGCAGCTCAGGTACCTTTGAAGTGGGTGTGGGTGAAAGTGGGAGGATGGGCTGAGAGCCAGTTAAGACTCTCCTGACCCAGCTGGGCAGCTGTAGCTGTCCCAACCAGTGAAAGATGAAGGAGGCTCATAACAGTCAGTCTTCCCTATGTCTCTTCCTGTCCTCTTCAGGTGGGAATCAGGCTCGTATCCTGCCACAGGAATAGAGCAGAAAGAGGCTTCCTGGGGAGTATCACTAGCCTAAGGTGCAGAACCAGAAGAAAACGGAGCCCCTTATGTGGGATGAAAGGTAGACCGTCGGTGCTGGTGTTGAAGGCCATTCTCAGTCAGCAGAGGACACCAGCTAGTTCCCAAATGCTGGGTCTGTCACTCTACCTCTGGACTTCTTATTCCCTGACTCAGCTACCCTTATCCAAATAAGAACACCGCTAGGCAACCAATCAGCTGAAAAAGCAAAGTAATTTTCATATTTGTCCCATTAAAGCCGCTTAGTCTGTGAGCAACTCGGAGCTCATTGCTTTTGTAGCCTTGAGTTACCTGGTTTTCAGGCTTAAAGCCTTGCAAGAGACTcatcttggttttgttttattcagtatGCAGTTTGGTTTTTGACAAAGGAACACCTAGATGCCAGTACTGAATGTGGCCACATGCTCACACGTTGTACAGTAGATGCCTACAAATCAAGAGAATTCTGAGAACAAAGGCCAGGGTTGGTTTCCAGATCACAAGAGCCAGTGTAGTGCTGATAACAACAGAAGATACAACAGGAGATGACTTACTCTCACCTATCACTGGAGAGAAAAGATCCTACAACTTGTGGCGAGAATGAACAGGACGTGTACAAAATACTGGGGACCAGAGTAGCCCTGGAGTCCTCAGATGCCACACTGGGCCATAGATGAGGGTGGGCCTTCACTTTTGTTAACTCTGGCAAGAATATTTGCAGCTACATTAAAAGCCAAGCTAAAGGCTTGTAGtgtctttaaaaatgtgtgttccACCTACACTTAGGAAACCACGAGAGGACGTACTCCTCCAAAATGAGAGGAAGTGGAGATTTAACCGAGGAAGGCGAAATCATGTTACCCAGGAGGTGGGGGACCCGACCCCAGGAGGCGAGGGAAAGCTCGCACAGTGAAAGGTTCCCGGATGGCGGCTGTGCAATGGGCATAGACAACACCAGTCTGGAGCAGATGTGAGGAAAACCCCAAGAGGTCTTCGTTCTTAGACCGCCCCAGCCTCTGGACGTACCTGGAGAGGAACTGAGATTCAGTTACTGACACGTTCCGGGGAAACCACCGGACCCAAGTCCAAGAAGGAAACCACGGGCAAGAAAGTTATCCTAGTAACAGTAGCAGGCGCAGCGGTGGTTAGTGTTGACCTGGTTCTAGTAGGATAGACCCTAAGGTTGAGCCCCACGGATCCTGCAGCCTTAAAGCTCTGCTGAGAGGACGGAGCGTGGGGAAGCGGGTGGGTGAGAGCTGTCTAGTCCTCCAGTTCctaagggagaggtcagaggcgGAGCGGAGGGCCCGAGGTcaggaagggagcagaaggagcTGGAACTCCTTAGAGAACAAAGCAATGAGGCAGCCCCAAAGCCGCAGCTGCCGCTTCCTGGGTGCATACACCCGCGGAGAGACCAGTGCAGCCCAGGCAGCAGATCACTGTGGGAAGGGCAGCGCTACACAGTTGATACCCAGTGCTAAGGGTACCATCAACAAGTTTGTGGAAGGAAAGGCGAACATCCCGTTTCCAGAGAAACAGTTTCCCTGAGGAGGCGCTCGGACAGTAACCACACCCACGGCTCCGCGGGAAGTGGGGAGCAGCCCCCGCCTGGTAAAGCTTGGCGCGTCTCCTTTAAGATAGGGCGAAGCCCCGCCCCTCCCATCAAATCCCGGCACCCATTTTGATGATGTCACACGGTGCTGGGCCAATGGGAACCCGGGAGGGGGAGTTCCCTTGCGCGTGGtccggccgggggcggggcttGTGGCGCCGAACTCTCGGCTGCGGCTTGGTCTCTCGAGTTGCTGGCGGGAGGACTCCCGAGGGTGTGGCTGCGAGTTGCTACGCCGCGGAGGCTCCCGCGGCAGGGTGTTCTGTACTAGCCCCCTGGCTGAGGCGGTCCCGGCGGGTCGCTGCGGCGCGCGGAGTACCCGGGAGAGTTCCGGCCGGAGCCACGGAGCCCGCACGCCCGAGAGGCCTCCGTATGCCTTCCTCCAGCGCCGGGCCGCTCCGTGGCGGGAGCCCCGCCGTCCACAGCCGCCGGGGACGCCTTTCCCACCGGGCAGCACAGCGAGCCGGGGAGCTTCCCGCAGCCACCACGCTGGAGGCCGGCCTGAGCGCAGCGAGTGCCGCAGCTCCGGCCTCACGGAGCTACGCAGTTCTCGCCGGAGAGCAGCCTCGAGAGCGTGGCCGAGGGGCAGGACGCGGTCAGGGTGGATGCGTGCCGCGGGCGTCAGAAGCTCCCCGCAGGAAGGGCTAGGGGAGGCGATGGTGCTGGGGCCTTCGCCGCACCTCCAAGCTCATTCCTCAGCAGAACGTTCCCACCTGAGAAAATCCGTTAAGCGCTCGGAATGAAGTATCGCTCGGATTTAGCACGGAGCGTTCGCAGCTGGAAAGACGTTAGGAGTAGGATGTGGGAAACCCTGCCCCAACTTCAGATTTGTGCGGCGGGAGAGCCTTTTAAATAGGACTAGTGTGGGGCCGTATTCAGCTGCCGATCCCGCCTCTTTCACCCCTAGCAAGTTCACACTCGGAAGACACGAAGGCGGAGATGGGCCCAGTGCCTTGCGCCAGAGAGGCTTCCATCGGCACCAGCGAACTCGCCACTGAGAAGCGCCTTGCGAGCACAGCCCGTGTGGGAAAACCTTCAGCCAAGGGCCGCATCGCACTCAGCATCACACTGCAGAAAGCCTTAAGTCGTGCAGGGGATGTGTTCCCTCCTTCACTGTAAGGGGAGGAGCGTGGAGAGAATCTCTGAGAACAGCCTCTGAGAGGCTGCCTTGGGCCACAAGTCCAACACCCACCCTGGGGATATTCCTCGTGGTGTGTGGGAGGCTGCTGGGGGCCATGCTGCCCTGTCCCAcccacccaggaccctggccaCAGTTCCCTCTTGTCAGTGCCTGTGGTGAAGGCCGTCTCGTGGACTCTTGCCTGCTGGGAGGGACGCACTGGTGGACTTCATTCTATTGTTGCCAGTTATGGCATGGGTGTGACTCAGCTTTGGTCACGAGGACTCAGTTGGGGTCTTTCTGTGGCTGACAGAGATGGTCTACCTTTTTTCATAGATAGTATTGACCTCATATGACTTCCGTTGGATTTGTCCAGCTTCCAAGTCAGACTTCCAAAGGAACTGCCTCCCTCCCATTATTCTGCTGGGTATGGGAATAAAAGCCTTATTGTTCAAGCCACCTTTTATCTGGCGGTTTCTGTTTACTGTGTGTGTGGGCTGAGAGCAGAATTGGGGTCTGCAGCATTGAGGGaatgggtggtggtggggagcaaTGATGACGGTAAAGAACTCTCAGTCCACTTTTGGCTTGATTTGTTCTGCCACCCAAGACCTTTAGGGAATAACTGAAGGGCTTCAAGATGgtcccctccccctacctcctGCCAGTGCATCTCCAGGCTGTTTGACCTGGTCTATTGTATCCAGGGTCTGTCCCACATTTCCCAGCACTGCTGAGGGGAAGCGTTCTTCCCAGGACCCATGCAGGAGCCATGTCCTCTGAAGTCCAGAACCAATAGGCAGGTACCATTGACTGTAAGACCTACAGGGGCTGCATAGGAGCCATAATTAGTGCAGAAACTAATAGGGCGGAGTGGGGGCGACTGTGGCAAAGTTCGGGGGGATGTGCCCCTTGTAAGTAAGCATTCACAAATGTTGTAGTAACTAGCTTTGCGAGATGAGATTGCACAGAAGTTCTCAGCATCTTCAGACCTGCGTCTTTCCTGTGGCTGTGCTCAGTCAGTAAATACAGGTGTTGTCTGCTTTCTGAAAGTTTGAATCACACCACTTTGCTTTTACTAAAGACCTGTATTAGTCCCCACTGTTGCTAACTGAAAGAACtctgaagaggattttcacttttatgaagaAGGTGAAAAGTGAAAATAGTGTTCCGTGTTCATTTTGCAGTGAGCCGTTGTAGAGGGGGGCGTACCCTCAGCAGAGAGCGGTCCTGCAAACTCCTTCCCCAGGAACGATACTCGGCATCTCAGCCTCAAGCAGTCTGGGCTTTGAACTGTGTGAACATCTGTGTTTTGTCTTGatatattttgtgtatctgttagcaagatgtgtcctaaggtaatTCGAAAAGCCTAAGAAAGGTGATTTTGGGGTCTGGGAACCCTCAAAAAATTTCCATATGACTGAACAGtgattgcttctttgctttatgccattttggTTTACCAAAGGTTTCGTGGGACTGCTCATCTTTTGGGTACCGGGGGAAACCGATGCATGTTCTGTAGTGTTGTACCCTACTCTAGGGCAGAAGTCCCCTGGGTT
Above is a genomic segment from Lutra lutra chromosome 3, mLutLut1.2, whole genome shotgun sequence containing:
- the ASB1 gene encoding ankyrin repeat and SOCS box protein 1 isoform X2, with translation MAEGGGPHGRAGPGPAGPNLKEWLREQFCDHPLEHCEDTRLHDAAYVGDLQTLRSLLQEESYRSRINEKSVWCCGWLPCTPLRIAATAGHGNCVDFLIRKGAEVDLVDVKGQTALYVAVVNGHLESAQILLEAGADPNGSRHHRSTPVYHASRVGRADLLQALIRYGADVDVNHHLTPDIRPPFSRRLTSLVVCPLYISAAYHNLQCFKLLLQAGANPDFNCNGPVNTQGFYRGSPGCVMDAVLRHGCEAAFVSLLVEFGANLNLVKWESLGPESRGRRKVDPEALQVFKEARSVPRTLLSLCRVAVRRALGKYRLHLIPSLPLPDPIKKFLLYE
- the ASB1 gene encoding ankyrin repeat and SOCS box protein 1 isoform X4 → MAEGGGPHGRAGPGPAGPNLKEWLREQFCDHPLEHCEDTRLHDAAYVGDLQTLRSLLQEESYRRYGADVDVNHHLTPDIRPPFSRRLTSLVVCPLYISAAYHNLQCFKLLLQAGANPDFNCNGPVNTQGFYRGSPGCVMDAVLRHGCEAAFVSLLVEFGANLNLVKWESLGPESRGRRKVDPEALQVFKEARSVPRTLLSLCRVAVRRALGKYRLHLIPSLPLPDPIKKFLLYE
- the ASB1 gene encoding ankyrin repeat and SOCS box protein 1 isoform X3, which gives rise to MSFEREREMEREEDGWRLPSTEGSRVEHRLLWPVSSTSPVWAVLFRYLQCCRPGSGGAQISSAGPNLKEWLREQFCDHPLEHCEDTRLHDAAYVGDLQTLRSLLQEESYRRYGADVDVNHHLTPDIRPPFSRRLTSLVVCPLYISAAYHNLQCFKLLLQAGANPDFNCNGPVNTQGFYRGSPGCVMDAVLRHGCEAAFVSLLVEFGANLNLVKWESLGPESRGRRKVDPEALQVFKEARSVPRTLLSLCRVAVRRALGKYRLHLIPSLPLPDPIKKFLLYE